One window from the genome of Anopheles coluzzii chromosome X, AcolN3, whole genome shotgun sequence encodes:
- the LOC120952261 gene encoding pro-resilin-like, whose amino-acid sequence MSLKVLVLVGVVLSVCAVCLEAAPQAEKYEAYEYKYEVKDPEKQLFFDKNEAGDTAGKVTGRYSVWLPDGRLMTIKYIVDKEGGFQPEVDFQDNANPLSG is encoded by the exons ATGTCGCTGAAGGTGCTAGTGTTGGTGGGCGTGGTGCTGAGTGTTTGTGCCGTTTGCCTGGAGGCAGCACCGCAGGCCGAAAAGTATGAAGCA TACGAGTACAAGTACGAAGTGAAGGACCCGGAGAAGCAGCTTTTCTTCGACAAAAATGAGGCGGGCGATACGGCGGGCAAG GTAACGGGCCGGTACTCGGTCTGGCTGCCGGACGGGCGGCTCATGACGATCAAGTACATCGTGGACAAGGAGGGTGGCTTCCAGCCGGAAGTCGACTTCCAGGATAACGCGAACCCGCTGTCCGGTTAG
- the LOC120952250 gene encoding splicing factor 3B subunit 1-like isoform X1, giving the protein MENIARTHEDIESHIRDLQAKKKELNAEAAKDKGVGLADRGYFDIDLYDGGDTNSKYEGYVTSIAPNDDIDDEEDEGLPIGRNNRPMGYTAPAALLNEMGQGEDYDPFAERRKPTVAEKEDEYRQKRRRLVISPERVDPFADGGKTPDVGSRSYTEIMREQMLKGEEAELRKKIQEKAKDGSLKINSTAQAAKPAPVEAKKRGRWDQAVDEQFVAPKKLAVPATPSWDAEKTPADHRWDETPGHKGSETPGATPNVRIWDATPAHVSGAATTPGRETPAEKSTRRNRWDETPKTERETPGHSWAETPRADRVSGDGVLLEGTTPASKRRSRWDETPSNATPSAMTPSIAMTPTPHGTTTPGHATPLLTPGGTTPIGHKAMAMATPTPGHLASMTPEQLQAYRWEKEIDERNRPFTDEELDVMFPPGYKILPPPAGYIPIRTPARKLTATPTPIAGTPAAFFIQTEDKSAKFVDNQPKGNLPFMKPEDAQYFDKLLVEVDEDALSPEEQKERKIMKLLLKIKNGTPPMRKAALRQITDKSREFGAGPLFNQILPLLMSPTLEDQERHLLVKVIDRILYKLDDLVRPYVHKILVVIEPLLIDEDYYARVEGREIISNLAKAAGLATMISTMRPDIDNIDEYVRNTTARAFAVVASALGIPSLLPFLKAVCKSKKSWQARHTGIKIVQQIAILMGCAILPHLKSLVEIIEHGLVDEQQKVRTITALALAALAEAATPYGIESFDSVLKPLWKGIRTHRGKGLAAFLKAIGYLIPLMDAEYANYYTREVMLILIREFQSPDEEMKKIVLKVVKQCCATDGVEAQYIKEEILPHFFKHFWNHRMALDRRNYRQLVDTTVEIANKVGASEIVNRVVDDLKDENEQYRKMVMETIEKIMANLGAADIDSRLEEQLIDGILYAFQEQTTEDVVMLNGFGTIVNQLSKRVKPYLPQICGTILWRLNNKSAKVRQQAADLISRIAVVMKTCQEEKLMGHLGVVLYEYLGEEYPEVLGSILGALKAIVNVIGMTKMTPPIKDLLPRLTPILKNRHEKVQENCIDLVGRIADRGPEYVSAREWMRICFELLELLKAHKKAIRRATVNTFGYIAKAIGPHDVLATLLNNLKVQERQNRVCTTVAIAIVAETCRPFTVLPALMNEYRVPELNVQNGVLKSLSFLFEYIGEMGKDYIYAVCPLLEDALMDRDLVHRQTACAAIKHMALGVYGFGCEDALIHLLNYVWPNIFETSPHLVQAFMDAVEGLRVALGPIKILQYTLQGLFHPARKVRDVYWKIYNSLYIGAQDALIVGYPRITNDPKNQYIRYELEYNL; this is encoded by the exons ATGGAAAACATAGCACGTACTCACGAGG ACATCGAGTCTCACATCCGGGACTTGCAGGCCAAGAAGAAGGAGCTGAACGCCGAAGCGGCAAAGGATAAGGGGGTAGGTTTGGCCGACAGAGGGTACTTCGACATTGATCTTTACGATGGCGGTGATACCAACAGCAAATACGAGGGATACGTCACATCGATCGCGCCAAACGACGACATCGACGATGAGGAGGACGAGGGCTTGCCCATCGGGCGGAACAACCGACCCATGGGTTACACGGCACCGGCGGCACTGCTCAACGAGATGGGCCAG GGCGAGGACTACGATCCGTTTGCCGAGCGACGTAAACCGACGGTGGCGGAGAAGGAGGATGAATACAGACAAAAGCGAAGACGGCTGGTCATTTCACCGGAGCGTGTCGATCCGTTTGCAGATG GAGGCAAAACGCCGGATGTGGGCTCGCGATCGTACACGGAGATTATGCGCGAACAGATGCTGAAGGGCGAGGAAGCAGAG CTTCGTAAGAAAATCCAGGAAAAGGCGAAGGATGGCTCGCTGAAAATCAATTCGACCGCGCAGGCCGCGAAACCGGCACCGGTCGAGGCGAAGAAGCGTGGCCGCTGGGATCAAGCAGTCGACGAGCAGTTTGTAGCGCCGAAGAAGCTCGCCGTGCCAGCGACCCCATCGTGGGATGCCGAG AAAACACCAGCCGACCACCGGTGGGACGAAACGCCCGGACACAAGGGCAGCGAGACGCCCGGAGCCACACCGAACGTGCGCATCTGGGACGCAACACCGGCCCACGTGTCCGGTGCGGCGACCACGCCCGGTCGGGAAACGCCCGCCGAAAAGTCGACCAGGCGCAATCGCTGGGACGAGACGCCGAAAACCGAGCGCGAAACGCCGGGCCACTCGTGGGCCGAAACTCCCCGGGCCGATCGCGTGTCGGGCGATGGCGTACTGCTCGAGGGCACGACGCCCGCCTCCAAGCGACGGTCGCGCTGGGATGAAACCCCCTCGAATGCCACCCCGTCGGCAATGACGCCGTCGATTGCGATGACGCCGACACCGCACGGCACGACGACGCCGGGTCACGCGACCCCGCTGCTCACGCCCGGCGGCACGACGCCCATCGGGCACAAGGCGATGGCGATGGCAACGCCGACGCCGGGCCATCTCGCGTCCATGACGCCCGAGCAGCTGCAAGCGTACCGGTGGGAGAAGGAGATCGACGAGCGCAACCGGCCGTTCACGGACGAGGAGCTGGACGTGATGTTCCCGCCCGGGTACAAGATTCTGCCCCCGCCGGCCGGCTACATCCCGATCCGGACGCCGGCCCGCAAGCTGACCGCTACGCCGACGCCGATCGCCGGCACACCGGCCGCCTTCTTCATCCAGACCGAGGACAAATCGGCCAAGTTCGTGGACAACCAGCCCAAGGGCAACCTGCCGTTCATGAAGCCGGAGGACGCGCAGTACTTCGACAAGCTGCTGGTGGAGGTGGACGAGGATGCCCTCAGCCCGGAGGAGCAGAAGGAGCGCAAGATcatgaagctgctgctgaagatCAAGAACGGCACGCCGCCGATGCGCAAGGCGGCCCTGCGCCAGATCACCGACAAGTCGCGCGAGTTCGGCGCGGGCCCGCTGTTCAACCAGAtcctgccgctgctgatgagccCCACGCTCGAGGACCAggagcgccatctgctggtGAAGGTGATCGACCGCATCCTGTACAAGCTGGACGATCTGGTGCGACCGTACGTGCACAAGATACTGGTCGTGATCGAGCCGCTGCTGATCGACGAGGACTACTATGCGCGCGTGGAGGGCCGCGAAATCATCTCGAACCTGGCGAAGGCGGCCGGGCTGGCCACGATGATCTCGACGATGCGCCCGGACATTGACAACATCGACGAGTACGTGCGCAACACgaccgcgcgcgcgttcgccgTCGTCGCGTCCGCGCTGGGCATCCCGTCGCTGCTGCCCTTCCTGAAGGCGGTGTGCAAGAGCAAGAAGTCGTGGCAGGCGCGCCACACCGGCATCAAGATCGTGCAGCAGATCGCGATCCTGATGGGCTGCGCCATCCTGCCCCACCTCAAGTCGCTGGTCGAGATCATCGAGCACGGGCTGGTGGACGAGCAGCAGAAGGTGCGCACGATCACGGCCCTGGCGCTGGCGGCGCTGGCCGAGGCGGCCACGCCGTACGGCATCGAGTCGTTCGACTCGGTGCTGAAGCCGCTGTGGAAGGGCATCCGGACGCACCGCGGCAAGGGGCTGGCCGCGTTCCTGAAGGCCATCGGCTACCTGATCCCGCTGATGGACGCCGAGTACGCAAACTACTACACGCGCGAGGTGATGCTGATCCTGATCCGCGAGTTCCAGTCGCCGGACGAGGAGATGAAGAAGATCGTGCTGAAGGTGGTGAAGCAGTGCTGCGCGACGGACGGCGTGGAGGCGCAGTACATCAAGGAGGAGATCCTGCCGCACTTCTTCAAGCACTTCTGGAACCACCGGATGGCGCTCGACCGGCGCAACTACCGGCAGCTGGTCGACACGACGGTCGAGATCGCGAACAAGGTCGGCGCGTCCGAGATCGTGAACCGCGTGGTCGACGACCTCAAGGACGAGAACGAGCAGTACCGCAAGATGGTGATGGAGACGATCGAGAAGATCATGGCGAACCTGGGCGCGGCCGACATCGACTCGCGCCTGGAGGAGCAGCTGATCGACGGCATACTGTACGCGTTCCAGGAGCAGACGACCGAGGACGTGGTGATGCTGAACGGGTTCGGCACGATCGTGAACCAGCTGAGCAAGCGCGTCAAGCCGTACCTGCCGCAGATCTGCGGCACCATCCTGTGGCGGCTGAACAACAAGTCGGCCAAGGTGCGGCAGCAGGCGGCCGACCTGATCTCGCGCATCGCCGTCGTGATGAAGACGTGCCAGGAGGAGAAGCTGATGGGCCATCTCGGCGTGGTGCTGTACGAGTACCTCGGCGAGGAGTACCCGGAGGTGCTCGGCTCGATACTGGGCGCGCTGAAGGCGATCGTGAACGTGATCGGCATGACGAAGATGACGCCCCCGATCAAGGATCTGCTGCCGCGGCTGACGCCCATCCTGAAGAACCGGCACGAGAAGGTGCAGGAGAACTGCATCGATCTGGTCGGGCGCATCGCGGACCGCGGCCCCGAGTACGTGTCCGCGCGCGAGTGGATGCGCATCTGCTtcgagctgctcgagctgctgAAGGCCCACAAGAAGGCGATCCGGCGCGCGACGGTCAACACGTTCGGGTACATCGCGAAGGCGATCGGGCCGCACGACGTGCTGGCGACGCTGCTCAACAACCTGAAGGTGCAGGAGCGCCAGAACCGCGTCTGCACCACGGTCGCCATCGCGATCGTGGCGGAAACGTGCCGCCCGTTCACCGTGCTGCCCGCGCTCATGAACGAGTACCGCGTGCCGGAGCTGAACGTGCAGAACGGCGTGCTCAAGTCGCTCTCCTTCCTGTTCGAGTACATCGGCGAGATGGGCAAGGACTACATCTACGCCGTCTGCCCGCTGCTGGAGGACGCGCTGATGGATCGCGACCTCGTCCACCGGCAGACGGCCTGCGCCGCGATCAAGCACATGGCGCTCGGCGTGTACGGGTTCGGGTGCGAGGACGCGCTCATCCATCTGCTGAACTACGTCTGGCCGAACATCTTCGAGACGTCGCCCCATCTGGTGCAGGCGTTCATGGACGCGGTCGAGGGGCTGCGGGTGGCGCTCGGCCCGATCAAGATACTGCAGTACACGCTGCAGGGCCTGTTCCATCCCGCCCGCAAGGTGCGCGACGTCTACTGGAagatctacaactcgctgtaCATCGGCGCCCAGGACGCGCTGATCGTCGGCTACCCGCGCATCACCAACGATCCCAAGAACCAGTACATTCGGTACGAGCTAGAGTACAACCTCTAA
- the LOC120952250 gene encoding splicing factor 3B subunit 1-like isoform X2, translating into MGYTAPAALLNEMGQGEDYDPFAERRKPTVAEKEDEYRQKRRRLVISPERVDPFADGGKTPDVGSRSYTEIMREQMLKGEEAELRKKIQEKAKDGSLKINSTAQAAKPAPVEAKKRGRWDQAVDEQFVAPKKLAVPATPSWDAEKTPADHRWDETPGHKGSETPGATPNVRIWDATPAHVSGAATTPGRETPAEKSTRRNRWDETPKTERETPGHSWAETPRADRVSGDGVLLEGTTPASKRRSRWDETPSNATPSAMTPSIAMTPTPHGTTTPGHATPLLTPGGTTPIGHKAMAMATPTPGHLASMTPEQLQAYRWEKEIDERNRPFTDEELDVMFPPGYKILPPPAGYIPIRTPARKLTATPTPIAGTPAAFFIQTEDKSAKFVDNQPKGNLPFMKPEDAQYFDKLLVEVDEDALSPEEQKERKIMKLLLKIKNGTPPMRKAALRQITDKSREFGAGPLFNQILPLLMSPTLEDQERHLLVKVIDRILYKLDDLVRPYVHKILVVIEPLLIDEDYYARVEGREIISNLAKAAGLATMISTMRPDIDNIDEYVRNTTARAFAVVASALGIPSLLPFLKAVCKSKKSWQARHTGIKIVQQIAILMGCAILPHLKSLVEIIEHGLVDEQQKVRTITALALAALAEAATPYGIESFDSVLKPLWKGIRTHRGKGLAAFLKAIGYLIPLMDAEYANYYTREVMLILIREFQSPDEEMKKIVLKVVKQCCATDGVEAQYIKEEILPHFFKHFWNHRMALDRRNYRQLVDTTVEIANKVGASEIVNRVVDDLKDENEQYRKMVMETIEKIMANLGAADIDSRLEEQLIDGILYAFQEQTTEDVVMLNGFGTIVNQLSKRVKPYLPQICGTILWRLNNKSAKVRQQAADLISRIAVVMKTCQEEKLMGHLGVVLYEYLGEEYPEVLGSILGALKAIVNVIGMTKMTPPIKDLLPRLTPILKNRHEKVQENCIDLVGRIADRGPEYVSAREWMRICFELLELLKAHKKAIRRATVNTFGYIAKAIGPHDVLATLLNNLKVQERQNRVCTTVAIAIVAETCRPFTVLPALMNEYRVPELNVQNGVLKSLSFLFEYIGEMGKDYIYAVCPLLEDALMDRDLVHRQTACAAIKHMALGVYGFGCEDALIHLLNYVWPNIFETSPHLVQAFMDAVEGLRVALGPIKILQYTLQGLFHPARKVRDVYWKIYNSLYIGAQDALIVGYPRITNDPKNQYIRYELEYNL; encoded by the exons ATGGGTTACACGGCACCGGCGGCACTGCTCAACGAGATGGGCCAG GGCGAGGACTACGATCCGTTTGCCGAGCGACGTAAACCGACGGTGGCGGAGAAGGAGGATGAATACAGACAAAAGCGAAGACGGCTGGTCATTTCACCGGAGCGTGTCGATCCGTTTGCAGATG GAGGCAAAACGCCGGATGTGGGCTCGCGATCGTACACGGAGATTATGCGCGAACAGATGCTGAAGGGCGAGGAAGCAGAG CTTCGTAAGAAAATCCAGGAAAAGGCGAAGGATGGCTCGCTGAAAATCAATTCGACCGCGCAGGCCGCGAAACCGGCACCGGTCGAGGCGAAGAAGCGTGGCCGCTGGGATCAAGCAGTCGACGAGCAGTTTGTAGCGCCGAAGAAGCTCGCCGTGCCAGCGACCCCATCGTGGGATGCCGAG AAAACACCAGCCGACCACCGGTGGGACGAAACGCCCGGACACAAGGGCAGCGAGACGCCCGGAGCCACACCGAACGTGCGCATCTGGGACGCAACACCGGCCCACGTGTCCGGTGCGGCGACCACGCCCGGTCGGGAAACGCCCGCCGAAAAGTCGACCAGGCGCAATCGCTGGGACGAGACGCCGAAAACCGAGCGCGAAACGCCGGGCCACTCGTGGGCCGAAACTCCCCGGGCCGATCGCGTGTCGGGCGATGGCGTACTGCTCGAGGGCACGACGCCCGCCTCCAAGCGACGGTCGCGCTGGGATGAAACCCCCTCGAATGCCACCCCGTCGGCAATGACGCCGTCGATTGCGATGACGCCGACACCGCACGGCACGACGACGCCGGGTCACGCGACCCCGCTGCTCACGCCCGGCGGCACGACGCCCATCGGGCACAAGGCGATGGCGATGGCAACGCCGACGCCGGGCCATCTCGCGTCCATGACGCCCGAGCAGCTGCAAGCGTACCGGTGGGAGAAGGAGATCGACGAGCGCAACCGGCCGTTCACGGACGAGGAGCTGGACGTGATGTTCCCGCCCGGGTACAAGATTCTGCCCCCGCCGGCCGGCTACATCCCGATCCGGACGCCGGCCCGCAAGCTGACCGCTACGCCGACGCCGATCGCCGGCACACCGGCCGCCTTCTTCATCCAGACCGAGGACAAATCGGCCAAGTTCGTGGACAACCAGCCCAAGGGCAACCTGCCGTTCATGAAGCCGGAGGACGCGCAGTACTTCGACAAGCTGCTGGTGGAGGTGGACGAGGATGCCCTCAGCCCGGAGGAGCAGAAGGAGCGCAAGATcatgaagctgctgctgaagatCAAGAACGGCACGCCGCCGATGCGCAAGGCGGCCCTGCGCCAGATCACCGACAAGTCGCGCGAGTTCGGCGCGGGCCCGCTGTTCAACCAGAtcctgccgctgctgatgagccCCACGCTCGAGGACCAggagcgccatctgctggtGAAGGTGATCGACCGCATCCTGTACAAGCTGGACGATCTGGTGCGACCGTACGTGCACAAGATACTGGTCGTGATCGAGCCGCTGCTGATCGACGAGGACTACTATGCGCGCGTGGAGGGCCGCGAAATCATCTCGAACCTGGCGAAGGCGGCCGGGCTGGCCACGATGATCTCGACGATGCGCCCGGACATTGACAACATCGACGAGTACGTGCGCAACACgaccgcgcgcgcgttcgccgTCGTCGCGTCCGCGCTGGGCATCCCGTCGCTGCTGCCCTTCCTGAAGGCGGTGTGCAAGAGCAAGAAGTCGTGGCAGGCGCGCCACACCGGCATCAAGATCGTGCAGCAGATCGCGATCCTGATGGGCTGCGCCATCCTGCCCCACCTCAAGTCGCTGGTCGAGATCATCGAGCACGGGCTGGTGGACGAGCAGCAGAAGGTGCGCACGATCACGGCCCTGGCGCTGGCGGCGCTGGCCGAGGCGGCCACGCCGTACGGCATCGAGTCGTTCGACTCGGTGCTGAAGCCGCTGTGGAAGGGCATCCGGACGCACCGCGGCAAGGGGCTGGCCGCGTTCCTGAAGGCCATCGGCTACCTGATCCCGCTGATGGACGCCGAGTACGCAAACTACTACACGCGCGAGGTGATGCTGATCCTGATCCGCGAGTTCCAGTCGCCGGACGAGGAGATGAAGAAGATCGTGCTGAAGGTGGTGAAGCAGTGCTGCGCGACGGACGGCGTGGAGGCGCAGTACATCAAGGAGGAGATCCTGCCGCACTTCTTCAAGCACTTCTGGAACCACCGGATGGCGCTCGACCGGCGCAACTACCGGCAGCTGGTCGACACGACGGTCGAGATCGCGAACAAGGTCGGCGCGTCCGAGATCGTGAACCGCGTGGTCGACGACCTCAAGGACGAGAACGAGCAGTACCGCAAGATGGTGATGGAGACGATCGAGAAGATCATGGCGAACCTGGGCGCGGCCGACATCGACTCGCGCCTGGAGGAGCAGCTGATCGACGGCATACTGTACGCGTTCCAGGAGCAGACGACCGAGGACGTGGTGATGCTGAACGGGTTCGGCACGATCGTGAACCAGCTGAGCAAGCGCGTCAAGCCGTACCTGCCGCAGATCTGCGGCACCATCCTGTGGCGGCTGAACAACAAGTCGGCCAAGGTGCGGCAGCAGGCGGCCGACCTGATCTCGCGCATCGCCGTCGTGATGAAGACGTGCCAGGAGGAGAAGCTGATGGGCCATCTCGGCGTGGTGCTGTACGAGTACCTCGGCGAGGAGTACCCGGAGGTGCTCGGCTCGATACTGGGCGCGCTGAAGGCGATCGTGAACGTGATCGGCATGACGAAGATGACGCCCCCGATCAAGGATCTGCTGCCGCGGCTGACGCCCATCCTGAAGAACCGGCACGAGAAGGTGCAGGAGAACTGCATCGATCTGGTCGGGCGCATCGCGGACCGCGGCCCCGAGTACGTGTCCGCGCGCGAGTGGATGCGCATCTGCTtcgagctgctcgagctgctgAAGGCCCACAAGAAGGCGATCCGGCGCGCGACGGTCAACACGTTCGGGTACATCGCGAAGGCGATCGGGCCGCACGACGTGCTGGCGACGCTGCTCAACAACCTGAAGGTGCAGGAGCGCCAGAACCGCGTCTGCACCACGGTCGCCATCGCGATCGTGGCGGAAACGTGCCGCCCGTTCACCGTGCTGCCCGCGCTCATGAACGAGTACCGCGTGCCGGAGCTGAACGTGCAGAACGGCGTGCTCAAGTCGCTCTCCTTCCTGTTCGAGTACATCGGCGAGATGGGCAAGGACTACATCTACGCCGTCTGCCCGCTGCTGGAGGACGCGCTGATGGATCGCGACCTCGTCCACCGGCAGACGGCCTGCGCCGCGATCAAGCACATGGCGCTCGGCGTGTACGGGTTCGGGTGCGAGGACGCGCTCATCCATCTGCTGAACTACGTCTGGCCGAACATCTTCGAGACGTCGCCCCATCTGGTGCAGGCGTTCATGGACGCGGTCGAGGGGCTGCGGGTGGCGCTCGGCCCGATCAAGATACTGCAGTACACGCTGCAGGGCCTGTTCCATCCCGCCCGCAAGGTGCGCGACGTCTACTGGAagatctacaactcgctgtaCATCGGCGCCCAGGACGCGCTGATCGTCGGCTACCCGCGCATCACCAACGATCCCAAGAACCAGTACATTCGGTACGAGCTAGAGTACAACCTCTAA